A window of Nicotiana tabacum cultivar K326 chromosome 24, ASM71507v2, whole genome shotgun sequence contains these coding sequences:
- the LOC107765083 gene encoding 3'-5' exonuclease-like gives MAEVYGVSFYSDQIEVTVTKNAVAVNDWILHTIHTHRRRLHKLLIGLDIEWLPYFNPKDKQPVALLQLCVGRRCLLFQLLHKDSMPGYLAQFLSNPNFTFVGVGVEGDAEKLMCDHGLFVANTVDLNQLAFLYYGEYVYGKMGLKRMAKALLGKVMEKPEDVTLSKWDAEDLSYEQVEYGAIDAFVSFQIGKKLFNEMAEREKELNCHYQPLNFHYLPWQQLQETQGMFQNLVLF, from the coding sequence ATGGCTGAAGTGTACGGAGTTTCTTTCTACAGTGACCAAATAGAGGTTACTGTAACCAAGAATGCAGTCGCAGTTAATGACTGGATTTTGCATACTATTCATACTCATAGGCGAAGACTACACAAGCTCCTTATTGGTCTTGATATCGAGTGGCTCCCGTATTTCAATCCAAAAGACAAACAACCAGTTGCTCTTCTCCAACTTTGTGTAGGCCGACGTTGCCTTCTTTTTCAACTTCTACACAAAGATTCCATGCCCGGATACCTCGCACAATTTCTAAGTAACCCAAATTTCACATTCGTTGGTGTCGGGGTTGAAGGAGATGCTGAGAAGTTGATGTGTGATCACGGGCTTTTCGTGGCGAATACTGTGGATTTGAACCAACTTGCATTCTTGTATTATGGAGAATATGTGTATGGAAAGATGGGTTTGAAGAGAATGGCaaaagcactacttgggaaagtAATGGAAAAGCCAGAGGATGTCACTTTGAGTAAGTGGGATGCAGAGGATTTGAGCTATGAACAAGTTGAATATGGTGCTATTGATGCTTTTGTCTCGTTTCAGATTGGAAAGAAATTGTTTAATGAAATGGCAGAGAGAGAGAAGGAATTGAATTGCCATTATCAGCCATTGAACTTCCATTATCTGCCATGGCAGCAGCTACAAGAAACACAGGGGATGTTTCAAAATCTTGTTCTGTTTTGA